One Primulina huaijiensis isolate GDHJ02 chromosome 8, ASM1229523v2, whole genome shotgun sequence genomic region harbors:
- the LOC140983620 gene encoding uncharacterized RNA-binding protein C1827.05c-like codes for MGTKAKKRMIAKNLKKAAADISASKKETRDFLPLEGGPARDILKIEDKEKKATILYIGRIPHGFYENEMEGFFKQFGSVKRLRIARNRKTGKSKHFGFIEFESPEVAKVVVDCMHNYLMYEHLLQVSLVPQERVHPQIWKGVNRSYKPLDWVQIERSRQDKEKTFEQQQKLVTGILKRDKKRRKQIEAAGIDYECPEIVVGLQSVPKKIKFDFD; via the exons ATGGGGACAAAAGCTAAGAAGAGAATGATCGCCAAGAATTTGAAGAAGGCCGCTGCTGATATCTCTGCTTCGAAAAAGGAAACGCGTGATTTCCTG CCGCTCGAGGGTGGTCCAGCGAGGGATATTCTGAAAATTGAAGATAAAGAGAAGAAAGCAACCATCTTGTATATTGGAAGAATCCCGCATGGATTTTATGAGAATGAGATGGAAG GTTTTTTCAAGCAGTTTGGTTCTGTCAAGCGCCTTAGAATTGCGAGGAATAGAAAG ACCGGAAAGTCAAAGCATTTTGGATTCATTGAGTTCGAATCTCCAGAG GTTGCCAAAGTTGTCGTCGATTGCATGCATAATTATTTAATGTACGAGCATTTGTTGCAAGTGAGTCTCGTTCCCCAGGAACGGGTTCATCCACAAAT ATGGAAAGGCGTGAACCGCTCCTATAAACCCTTGGATTGGGTTCAGATCGAGCGGAGTCGTCAAGATAAG GAGAAAACTTTTGAGCAGCAGCAGAAATTGGTAACGGGGATACTGAAAAGAGATAAGAAAAGACGAAAGCAGATCGAGGCTGCTGGTATTGATTACGAGTGTCCGGAAATT GTGGTAGGCCTCCAAAGTGTTCCGAAGAAGATTAAGTTCGATTTCGATTAG